In Pseudobacter ginsenosidimutans, the following are encoded in one genomic region:
- the rpsG gene encoding 30S ribosomal protein S7 — protein sequence MRKTKAKKIAPAPDSKYNDALVTRFVNNLMWEGKKNTAFTIFYDAMDRVSKTTNENGYEIWKKALSNVTPAVEVRSRRIGGATFQIPTEVRPDRKISLSIKWLIRYSRERNGRSMAEKLANEIVAAAKGEGAAFKKKEDTHRMAEANKAFSHFKV from the coding sequence ATGAGGAAGACAAAAGCCAAGAAGATCGCCCCGGCGCCTGATTCTAAATATAATGACGCTCTGGTTACGCGCTTCGTGAACAACCTGATGTGGGAAGGTAAGAAGAACACTGCCTTCACCATTTTCTATGATGCGATGGATCGCGTGTCAAAGACAACCAATGAAAACGGTTATGAAATTTGGAAAAAGGCGTTGAGCAACGTTACACCAGCTGTTGAAGTTCGCAGCCGTCGTATCGGTGGTGCTACCTTCCAGATTCCTACCGAGGTTCGCCCGGACAGGAAGATCTCCCTCAGCATCAAATGGCTGATCCGCTACAGCCGCGAGAGGAACGGTCGTAGCATGGCTGAGAAGCTGGCTAATGAGATCGTTGCTGCCGCTAAAGGTGAAGGCGCTGCTTTCAAAAAGAAAGAAGACACTCACCGTATGGCTGAGGCAAACAAAGCCTTCTCTCACTTCAAAGTTTAA
- the rpsL gene encoding 30S ribosomal protein S12 encodes MPTIQQLVRKGREIIKAKSKSRALDSSPFRRGVCTRVYTTTPKKPNSALRKVAKVRLTNKVEVIAYIPGEGHNLQEHSIVLVRGGRVKDLPGVRYHIVRGSLDTAGVKDRKKSRSKYGTKKEKAKK; translated from the coding sequence ATGCCTACAATTCAACAACTGGTAAGAAAAGGAAGAGAGATCATCAAGGCAAAGAGCAAATCAAGAGCTCTGGATTCCTCACCATTCCGTCGCGGCGTATGTACCCGTGTTTATACAACTACTCCGAAGAAGCCTAACTCCGCTTTGCGTAAGGTTGCCAAAGTGCGTCTGACAAACAAAGTAGAGGTGATCGCTTATATTCCGGGTGAAGGTCACAACCTGCAGGAGCACTCAATCGTGCTGGTAAGGGGTGGTCGTGTGAAGGACCTGCCAGGTGTTCGTTACCACATCGTACGTGGTAGCCTGGATACTGCCGGTGTGAAGGACAGAAAGAAGAGCCGTTCTAAATACGGTACTAAAAAGGAAAAAGCTAAAAAATAA
- a CDS encoding branched-chain amino acid aminotransferase produces the protein MIDAYSIPVTKTERSKLNDTPLENIPFGKLFTDHMLVADYINGEWTNVEIKPYQNLSVAPSLAAIHYGQAIFEGIKAYRNAAGEAFIFRPYDNWSRFNISAKRMQMPEVPEEIFIEGMRQLISLDKKWIPDYADHSLYIRPFMFSTDEVIGVKASETYKFMIILSPTGPYYSTPARIYVEETYTRAAPGGIGFVKAAGNYGASMLVTAEARKQGYDQVLWTDSAEHKYAQEIGTMNVFFVTGNTVLTPDLEQGTILNGVTRSSAITIMKEMGYKVEEREVSIEEMIGLYKKGQLQEVFGTGTAATITPIRELKYKDFVMTFNVEEWKAAPEMKRRLTDIREGRAADNHGWLFKV, from the coding sequence ATGATTGATGCCTATAGCATTCCTGTTACAAAAACTGAACGTAGCAAGTTGAATGACACGCCCCTGGAGAATATCCCCTTCGGAAAGCTCTTTACTGACCATATGCTGGTAGCGGATTATATCAATGGTGAGTGGACGAATGTAGAGATCAAGCCTTATCAGAACCTTTCTGTGGCTCCGTCTCTCGCTGCCATCCATTACGGACAGGCTATTTTCGAAGGTATCAAGGCGTACAGGAATGCTGCAGGTGAGGCATTTATCTTCCGTCCATATGATAACTGGAGCCGTTTCAATATCAGCGCAAAACGCATGCAGATGCCTGAGGTTCCTGAAGAGATCTTCATCGAAGGCATGCGCCAGCTGATCAGCCTCGATAAGAAATGGATCCCTGATTATGCCGATCATTCGTTGTATATCCGTCCTTTCATGTTCTCGACTGATGAAGTGATTGGTGTGAAAGCCTCAGAGACCTACAAGTTCATGATCATCCTGAGCCCCACAGGGCCTTACTATAGCACACCTGCAAGGATCTATGTTGAAGAGACCTATACACGTGCCGCTCCCGGTGGAATCGGCTTTGTAAAGGCGGCAGGCAACTATGGCGCCAGCATGCTGGTGACAGCAGAGGCCCGCAAACAAGGGTATGACCAGGTGTTGTGGACCGATTCGGCCGAGCATAAATATGCGCAGGAGATTGGAACCATGAATGTATTCTTCGTTACCGGCAATACTGTACTGACTCCTGACCTGGAGCAGGGCACTATCCTGAATGGTGTAACCAGGTCCAGCGCCATCACCATCATGAAGGAGATGGGGTATAAGGTAGAGGAGCGTGAGGTGAGTATCGAGGAAATGATCGGGCTGTACAAGAAGGGGCAGTTGCAGGAAGTGTTTGGAACAGGTACTGCGGCTACTATCACACCGATCCGTGAGCTGAAATACAAGGACTTTGTAATGACCTTCAATGTGGAAGAGTGGAAGGCCGCTCCTGAAATGAAGAGAAGGCTGACCGATATCCGGGAGGGTAGGGCCGCTGATAATCATGGATGGTTATTCAAAGTGTAA
- a CDS encoding RNA polymerase sigma factor — MNNYQTYTDQQLLDSLKLNEEKAFTAIYNRYWEQLYRSAYRKLTDKAAAKEIVHDVLIDIWKRRESLSVNHLPAYLEKAIRFRVINYINRNKSSHFLDVFQTILYSPFEADSQVNMQEFLKLLDAWIAALPEKRRQIFVKYYFENLSAREIASELDISAKTVQNNLSITTQQLKAWLTQLMVIMMVVSGSSHFKA, encoded by the coding sequence TTGAACAATTATCAGACATATACGGACCAACAACTGCTGGATTCCCTCAAACTCAATGAGGAAAAGGCTTTCACAGCAATTTACAACAGGTATTGGGAACAGTTGTACCGCTCGGCATACAGGAAGCTGACTGACAAGGCCGCAGCAAAGGAGATCGTGCACGATGTGCTCATCGATATCTGGAAAAGAAGGGAATCACTTTCAGTGAACCATCTTCCTGCCTATCTTGAAAAAGCCATCCGCTTCCGCGTGATCAATTATATCAACAGGAATAAGTCTTCTCATTTCCTGGATGTTTTTCAAACCATTCTCTACTCTCCTTTCGAAGCAGACAGCCAGGTGAACATGCAGGAATTCCTCAAACTCCTCGATGCCTGGATTGCAGCGCTCCCGGAGAAACGCCGGCAGATCTTCGTCAAATATTATTTCGAAAACCTTTCCGCCAGGGAGATCGCATCGGAATTGGACATATCCGCCAAAACCGTTCAGAACAATCTCAGCATTACCACGCAACAACTGAAAGCATGGCTGACACAACTGATGGTGATCATGATGGTTGTTTCCGGTTCTTCCCATTTCAAAGCCTGA
- a CDS encoding FecR domain-containing protein: protein MLNSSDQKYVQELLKRYELGTATAEEILFVETYFDYQDAMSPRQNPFASDEEKTMLENEMQARLLREIRGEEVPVIPMKRRFPVKWAAAAVLLIVTGITAYLYFGNTQSDQPVIAATEQTTPVSRDRAVLKLANGQELQLDSLHGKILQEQHLTVNNDSGMLHYNSNSTKPENHTLYTRNGTQYELQLPDGTHVWLNAASSITYPTIFTGNNRDVTITGEAYFEVARNKNMPFRVMANDMQIEVTGTHFNVNTYTNEPFLTTTLLEGGVNVTRNNNTVQLTPGQQSRSGADGKISISNNAITAEVMAWKNGYFHFESASLSTILRQVSRWYDVNIVYDGEIPDEKYFVIIKRNSSLSAVLKALQANNVEFTIEGKKLTVKAIQ, encoded by the coding sequence ATGCTCAACAGCAGTGATCAGAAATATGTACAGGAATTATTGAAAAGATATGAGCTCGGAACGGCTACAGCGGAAGAAATTCTTTTCGTTGAAACGTACTTCGATTACCAGGATGCAATGAGCCCACGGCAGAATCCTTTCGCTTCTGATGAAGAAAAGACAATGCTGGAAAATGAAATGCAGGCAAGACTGCTTCGGGAGATCCGCGGAGAAGAAGTTCCTGTGATCCCGATGAAACGCAGGTTCCCGGTCAAATGGGCCGCAGCCGCTGTTCTGCTGATAGTCACCGGCATCACCGCTTATCTGTACTTTGGGAATACCCAATCAGATCAGCCTGTGATCGCAGCAACAGAACAAACAACACCTGTATCCCGCGATCGCGCAGTATTGAAACTCGCCAACGGGCAGGAACTGCAGCTTGACAGCCTGCATGGAAAGATCCTGCAAGAGCAGCACCTGACCGTGAACAACGATAGTGGCATGCTGCACTACAACAGCAATTCCACCAAACCGGAAAACCATACGCTCTATACCCGCAATGGCACACAATATGAATTGCAATTGCCGGACGGAACACATGTATGGTTGAACGCAGCCTCGTCCATCACCTATCCTACCATATTCACCGGCAACAACAGAGATGTAACCATCACCGGTGAAGCCTACTTCGAAGTGGCCCGTAACAAGAACATGCCGTTCCGCGTAATGGCAAACGACATGCAGATCGAAGTTACCGGCACTCATTTCAATGTAAATACCTACACCAACGAACCTTTCCTCACAACAACACTGCTGGAAGGTGGCGTAAATGTCACCAGGAACAACAACACCGTGCAGTTAACTCCCGGACAGCAATCACGATCCGGCGCCGATGGAAAAATTTCCATCAGCAACAATGCCATCACAGCAGAAGTAATGGCCTGGAAGAACGGCTACTTTCACTTTGAAAGCGCCAGCCTTTCCACCATACTTCGACAGGTTTCCAGATGGTACGATGTAAACATTGTTTATGATGGCGAAATTCCCGATGAAAAGTATTTCGTGATCATCAAAAGGAACAGCAGCCTGTCCGCCGTATTGAAAGCTTTGCAGGCAAACAATGTGGAGTTTACTATTGAAGGCAAAAAATTAACGGTTAAGGCCATTCAATAA
- a CDS encoding STN domain-containing protein, whose amino-acid sequence MRKLKRLIALLLLLGPLALMAQNKNPLVTLSVKDQPLKEVFRSIQSQTGLNIAVTEKILSEAKKISLQVKDMPLEEVLEQCLKNSDLSYSIVEGTIIVKRNKCRAIPLLPMVRSLPVW is encoded by the coding sequence ATGAGAAAGCTCAAAAGACTAATTGCATTGTTGCTGCTGCTCGGCCCTCTCGCGCTGATGGCACAGAACAAAAACCCGCTGGTCACTTTATCAGTAAAAGACCAGCCGCTCAAAGAAGTGTTCCGATCCATTCAATCGCAAACAGGATTGAATATCGCAGTCACGGAAAAGATATTGTCGGAAGCGAAAAAGATCAGTCTCCAGGTTAAGGATATGCCACTGGAAGAAGTGCTGGAGCAGTGTTTGAAGAACTCTGACCTTAGTTACAGCATCGTTGAAGGAACCATCATTGTAAAAAGAAACAAGTGCAGAGCAATCCCTCTCCTGCCAATGGTCCGGTCGCTTCCAGTCTGGTAG
- a CDS encoding SusC/RagA family TonB-linked outer membrane protein yields MQSNPSPANGPVASSLVVQGRVMNRSGDPFAGATVNVRGKNRSTVTNESGAFSILADENDHLLVSFVDYKPQQIKVNGRNNISIVLERIDKSMDEVTISNGFQRIQQKYLTGSVTSLNMDSIMQPGLNTVDKMLEGRVPGLIYMQNSGQAGAAPKLRIRGTSTYLGSREPLWVVDGIIRTNPIPIPADRINDPDFVNLLGNAVSGLNPYDIEQIDVLKDATAAALYGVRAANGVIVITTKRGKAGPPVINYNVTGTYTRRPRYTDRDVYMMDSRERVDVSREIIEKKMPLRGSGLEAYEQAIANYYAGHIDFATFQQLVNRAESVNTDWLAHTMRDVYTSNHTIGISGGNASTTYRASVGFNSEPGVIKKESNNLYTGSFNVQLKYRKFTADFNIILTKGKRRYTPSEIGVMNYAFGTSRAIPFYNEDGSPYFYSTLGSQTIIDQFYDFKKMNILHEMDHTGETVESNEYTASANLRYEIASGIQFSTLLAHTGGNTDHNTWFEENTDWAYRIRSLAWHGSQQVFRPNMDLLPFGGELRQQMVRKQNYTINGQLDFSRYLDLRKKNLLTVTLGSVLNSNRNSITARTSRGYYPERGFSFADIDLAKYTSYATWLRQYGGTVITEELQNSLSTFLSATYVFNDRYVLTATTSQEYSNAFGSRSNEKFLPTWALSGRWNIHEDLFKQLSWIEMAALRFSYGTRGNMLTGQTPYTIIRKGPINTYYDAYASTIVAFPNPDLGWEKKQDYNGNLEFSVLKGRIRGSIGYLYSKTTNAFLKKKVSVVNGVPGNSYDVNGGILENQGVELSLNFRIINNKGTGNKKGFMWRFDPQLGQVFNKLINNSLKSRNVLVDDAALTYQNYLAGNVPVNGKSVNTFYSYRFKTLDPQYGFPVFYGAEPDNKAALIAQYNKMTKEEVFSIVMIESGRREPVLQGGISNTFTYRNWSLDIMFSYSVGNKVRLLQISSGNYGTFRPSSQQNLRKEFVNRWRYPGDEQTTNIPAIQGGQLLQSGSYAWWIDAAYVQTNRFATDYYQMYDFSDIRVVKGDHIKLQSVALAYMVPRELCMKLNVKGATVRLAGSNLFTIANKALRGQDPAISGSSPNINLSIRPTYAFNLNLSF; encoded by the coding sequence GTGCAGAGCAATCCCTCTCCTGCCAATGGTCCGGTCGCTTCCAGTCTGGTAGTGCAGGGTCGTGTGATGAACAGGTCGGGAGATCCTTTTGCGGGAGCCACGGTGAATGTAAGAGGAAAGAACCGTTCCACCGTTACCAATGAATCCGGCGCCTTCTCCATCCTGGCTGATGAGAATGACCATCTGCTGGTCTCCTTTGTGGATTACAAACCGCAACAGATAAAAGTGAATGGCCGCAACAACATCAGCATTGTTTTGGAAAGGATCGATAAATCCATGGATGAAGTCACTATCTCAAACGGTTTCCAGCGCATACAACAGAAGTACCTCACAGGTTCTGTTACTTCACTGAATATGGATTCCATTATGCAACCGGGATTGAACACGGTTGATAAAATGCTGGAAGGGCGGGTGCCGGGTCTTATCTACATGCAGAATTCCGGACAGGCCGGCGCTGCGCCAAAACTCAGGATCCGTGGCACTTCCACTTATCTGGGTTCCCGTGAACCCTTGTGGGTGGTGGATGGCATCATCCGTACCAACCCCATCCCTATACCTGCGGACAGGATCAATGACCCGGATTTCGTGAATCTGTTGGGCAATGCGGTTTCCGGATTGAATCCCTACGACATCGAGCAGATCGATGTACTGAAAGATGCCACTGCGGCAGCACTGTACGGTGTAAGGGCCGCCAATGGCGTGATAGTGATCACTACCAAAAGAGGAAAGGCCGGCCCGCCAGTGATCAACTATAATGTAACAGGAACCTATACACGAAGACCGAGGTATACAGACAGGGATGTGTATATGATGGACTCCCGTGAGCGTGTGGATGTGTCCCGTGAAATAATCGAAAAGAAAATGCCCCTTCGTGGTTCCGGACTTGAAGCTTATGAACAAGCGATTGCCAACTACTATGCTGGCCATATCGATTTCGCCACTTTCCAGCAACTGGTCAACAGAGCGGAGTCAGTCAATACAGACTGGCTGGCCCACACCATGCGGGATGTGTATACATCCAATCATACGATCGGTATTTCAGGAGGTAATGCGTCTACAACCTATCGTGCTTCAGTAGGTTTTAACTCGGAACCGGGCGTGATCAAAAAAGAGAGCAACAACCTGTATACAGGTTCTTTCAATGTTCAGCTCAAATACAGAAAATTCACAGCGGATTTCAATATTATACTAACAAAGGGAAAGCGCCGGTATACTCCCAGTGAGATCGGTGTAATGAATTATGCCTTTGGCACCAGCCGCGCGATTCCCTTCTACAACGAAGACGGCTCCCCTTACTTTTATTCAACACTTGGTTCTCAAACCATAATTGATCAATTCTATGATTTCAAAAAAATGAACATCCTTCATGAAATGGATCATACCGGAGAAACAGTGGAAAGCAATGAGTACACTGCCAGCGCCAACCTTCGCTACGAGATAGCCAGCGGCATACAGTTTAGCACCCTGCTGGCCCATACCGGAGGCAACACGGACCACAATACCTGGTTCGAAGAAAATACCGATTGGGCATACCGGATCAGGAGTCTGGCCTGGCATGGCTCCCAGCAAGTATTCCGTCCGAATATGGATCTGCTTCCTTTCGGCGGGGAACTTCGTCAGCAGATGGTCAGGAAACAAAACTATACTATCAATGGCCAGCTCGATTTCAGCAGGTACCTCGATTTGAGGAAGAAAAACCTGCTCACCGTAACCCTGGGCAGTGTACTGAATTCCAACCGCAACAGTATTACAGCGCGAACCAGCAGGGGCTACTACCCTGAGCGTGGTTTCAGCTTCGCCGATATCGATCTGGCAAAATATACAAGCTATGCCACCTGGCTGCGGCAATACGGCGGTACGGTGATCACCGAAGAATTACAGAACAGCCTGAGTACCTTTCTGAGTGCCACCTATGTTTTCAACGACCGGTATGTACTAACGGCCACCACCAGCCAGGAATATTCAAATGCTTTCGGATCCAGGAGCAATGAAAAATTCCTGCCAACCTGGGCATTGTCCGGCAGATGGAATATTCATGAGGACTTGTTCAAACAGCTGTCGTGGATCGAGATGGCGGCGCTGCGTTTCTCTTATGGTACGCGTGGCAATATGCTCACCGGTCAAACACCCTATACCATTATACGAAAAGGACCGATCAACACTTATTACGATGCATATGCGTCAACCATTGTTGCTTTCCCCAACCCGGATCTGGGATGGGAAAAGAAACAGGATTATAATGGTAACCTGGAATTCTCGGTCCTGAAAGGAAGGATCAGAGGTTCAATCGGATATTTATACAGCAAAACCACCAATGCCTTTTTGAAGAAGAAAGTGTCTGTGGTGAACGGAGTGCCTGGCAATTCCTATGATGTGAATGGCGGTATCCTGGAGAACCAGGGTGTGGAGTTGAGCCTGAATTTCAGGATCATCAACAACAAGGGCACAGGAAATAAGAAGGGCTTCATGTGGCGTTTCGATCCGCAGCTTGGACAGGTGTTCAACAAGCTGATCAATAACAGTCTGAAAAGCCGGAATGTTTTGGTGGATGATGCCGCACTCACCTACCAGAATTACCTGGCCGGCAATGTGCCTGTCAACGGGAAATCAGTGAACACTTTCTATTCCTATCGTTTCAAAACACTGGACCCCCAATATGGTTTCCCGGTTTTTTACGGGGCAGAACCCGATAACAAAGCAGCGCTCATAGCGCAATACAACAAGATGACGAAGGAAGAGGTCTTCAGTATTGTGATGATTGAATCAGGGAGAAGGGAGCCTGTGTTGCAGGGCGGCATCAGCAATACTTTTACCTATCGGAACTGGTCGCTCGATATCATGTTCTCCTATAGTGTCGGTAACAAAGTCCGATTGCTTCAGATCTCATCAGGCAACTACGGCACTTTCCGCCCCAGTTCGCAGCAGAACCTCCGTAAAGAATTCGTCAACCGCTGGCGTTATCCGGGCGATGAACAAACCACCAATATCCCCGCCATCCAGGGTGGACAGCTTCTTCAATCCGGCTCGTATGCCTGGTGGATAGATGCCGCCTATGTACAGACTAACAGATTTGCCACTGATTATTACCAGATGTACGATTTTTCCGATATCCGTGTAGTGAAAGGAGATCATATCAAACTTCAAAGCGTGGCGTTGGCATATATGGTTCCACGTGAGCTATGCATGAAATTAAATGTTAAAGGAGCAACTGTAAGATTGGCCGGCAGTAACCTCTTCACCATTGCCAACAAAGCTTTGCGCGGACAGGACCCAGCGATATCCGGCTCTTCACCGAATATCAATCTTTCTATCAGGCCCACATATGCGTTCAATCTTAATCTCAGCTTTTAA
- a CDS encoding RagB/SusD family nutrient uptake outer membrane protein, whose protein sequence is MQLHTIRILVPLFCILAISSLSCKKFLSSYSQNNSFIETAGDLDELLVGTAYYNPLFGSDLLLYTMDDDAQLTGPQQNNFNYEISVGWHFWQAEPRLTSAGKLGLTDNFYNDLYTRIAGINTILHNVGELGKKNEPSATLKRISGEAHYLRAVYYFMLVNLYGKPYQVSRAATDFGVPLKTDPAIKDQFVSRSTTGEVHLQIVKDLLEAEQELAGANTGSSIRVNQLAVQALLSRVYLFMEEYEKSALYADKVIKSHRYELKDLNNHTAGQDFLYRNSAEVIFTMGGNYIPSMMNLNYEKPTSPFYRVSDELA, encoded by the coding sequence ATGCAACTACATACTATCAGGATATTGGTACCGCTGTTTTGCATACTGGCCATCAGTAGCTTGTCGTGTAAAAAATTCCTCTCATCCTACTCCCAGAACAACAGCTTTATCGAAACTGCCGGTGACCTGGATGAATTGCTGGTGGGAACGGCCTATTACAATCCTTTGTTCGGTTCAGATTTATTGCTTTATACAATGGACGATGATGCGCAGCTTACCGGCCCGCAACAAAACAATTTCAATTATGAAATATCTGTAGGATGGCATTTCTGGCAGGCTGAGCCCAGGCTCACCAGCGCGGGAAAACTGGGCCTTACTGATAATTTTTACAATGATCTCTATACCAGGATTGCAGGTATCAATACGATACTTCATAATGTTGGTGAATTGGGAAAGAAAAACGAACCTTCCGCCACATTGAAAAGGATTTCCGGAGAAGCACATTACCTGAGGGCTGTCTATTACTTCATGCTGGTGAATTTATATGGTAAACCTTATCAGGTTTCCAGGGCAGCCACCGATTTCGGAGTTCCACTGAAAACAGATCCTGCCATCAAAGATCAGTTCGTTTCGCGCAGTACTACCGGCGAAGTACACCTGCAGATAGTGAAAGACCTGCTGGAAGCTGAGCAGGAACTGGCTGGAGCCAACACCGGTTCTAGCATACGAGTCAACCAGTTGGCTGTGCAGGCTTTACTCAGCCGGGTCTATCTCTTCATGGAAGAGTATGAGAAATCTGCGCTCTATGCAGACAAAGTGATCAAAAGCCATCGTTATGAGTTGAAAGACCTGAACAATCATACAGCGGGCCAGGATTTCCTGTACCGGAATTCAGCAGAAGTAATTTTCACCATGGGTGGCAATTACATCCCTAGTATGATGAACCTCAATTACGAAAAACCAACTTCTCCTTTCTACAGGGTTTCCGATGAGCTGGCCTGA
- a CDS encoding RagB/SusD family nutrient uptake outer membrane protein — translation MFLLRLSEMYLNKAEALAALGRSEEARNDLQELRKRRFPPAALDPVSLEGAALVNRIREERRLELCFEGHRWFDLRRFAVNSQYPFSKSIRHRSIIFTGSGYVDNGYYELGPYEQDAAAYIVPVASDEIEFNRGLIINEQRPVRPLKQ, via the coding sequence ATGTTCCTGCTTCGCCTGTCTGAAATGTACCTCAACAAAGCAGAAGCACTGGCCGCACTCGGCCGCTCCGAAGAAGCCCGGAATGATTTACAGGAATTGAGGAAAAGACGTTTTCCACCCGCAGCACTGGACCCTGTCAGCCTGGAAGGTGCAGCTCTTGTGAACAGGATCCGTGAAGAACGAAGGCTCGAGCTCTGTTTTGAAGGCCATCGATGGTTCGATCTTCGCCGTTTTGCAGTGAACAGCCAATACCCGTTCAGCAAATCCATCAGGCACCGCTCTATCATTTTTACCGGGAGCGGATATGTGGATAACGGTTATTACGAGCTCGGCCCCTATGAACAGGATGCTGCTGCTTATATCGTACCCGTTGCCAGCGATGAGATAGAGTTCAACAGGGGGCTTATCATCAATGAACAAAGACCTGTCAGACCGCTGAAACAGTAA
- a CDS encoding RNA polymerase sigma factor — translation MNSCQSHIGFEEHLSLPPAGSEDVSLFPLQYQFTKIVENWSGHLQHTAFRITKNKQVTEDIVQEAFLELWKHRNKIIPENPVGWLSKAVTNLALKYVRKKTVQLRVFRALSHEKNSCYSNVEERLIGKESEVLLNSAISKLPSQQQIVLHLSKEIGLRRQEIAAHLQISPNTVKVHLLRAMQFVKENIYFIFLFSIFCACNNLFFKNSNTDESFRDLYNAEQVISAEQSEEWMSLAKNSYTTMMKNISQVVSVSLNQ, via the coding sequence ATGAACTCCTGTCAGAGCCATATTGGTTTTGAAGAACATCTTTCACTGCCTCCTGCAGGCAGTGAAGATGTTTCATTGTTTCCGCTTCAATACCAGTTTACCAAAATTGTAGAGAACTGGAGCGGACACCTGCAGCATACAGCCTTCCGGATCACTAAAAACAAACAGGTAACGGAAGATATTGTACAGGAAGCTTTCCTGGAATTATGGAAACACCGGAATAAGATCATTCCTGAAAATCCTGTAGGCTGGTTATCAAAAGCAGTGACCAATCTTGCTCTTAAATATGTAAGAAAAAAAACTGTTCAACTCCGTGTATTCAGGGCATTGAGCCATGAAAAGAATTCCTGCTATTCAAATGTTGAAGAGCGCCTGATCGGAAAAGAAAGCGAGGTATTACTGAACAGTGCTATCAGCAAACTCCCTTCGCAACAGCAAATTGTTCTGCATCTCAGCAAAGAGATCGGTTTGAGAAGACAGGAAATTGCAGCCCATCTGCAAATCTCTCCCAATACTGTAAAAGTGCATTTGCTACGCGCCATGCAATTTGTGAAAGAAAATATTTATTTCATTTTCTTGTTTTCCATTTTCTGCGCCTGCAACAATTTATTTTTCAAAAACAGTAATACAGATGAAAGCTTCAGGGACTTATATAATGCAGAGCAAGTGATCAGTGCAGAGCAGTCAGAAGAATGGATGAGCCTTGCAAAGAACAGCTACACAACAATGATGAAAAATATATCACAGGTAGTTTCAGTTTCCCTTAATCAATAA
- a CDS encoding ABC transporter ATP-binding protein, with product MILKTENLSHRYSSTWAIRDINIEIAEHGIIGLLGSNGAGKSTTMNIICGTLNPTEGNVYINGINKRKDPEAAKREIGFLPQNPPLYTDLTIDEYLVYTAELRLIDKRKVRAAVEEVKDKCGLSHFSSRLIKNLSGGYRQRVGIAQSIIHKPKLVVMDEPTNGLDPNQLIEARKLIREIAQEHTVLLSSHILSEINILCREIIMIESGRIVFSDTMDAFNNYTQAHSILMKFDNPPAKEMLQQIKGVTGVEFLNSQQVRIHFDGDQEMNDRLISASVENGWKLREIGYDKGMLDDIFKQLSTQTA from the coding sequence ATGATCTTAAAAACAGAAAATCTATCTCACCGTTACAGCAGTACATGGGCCATCAGGGATATCAATATCGAGATCGCTGAACATGGAATTATTGGTTTGCTGGGCTCCAATGGTGCAGGCAAATCCACTACCATGAATATCATCTGTGGTACACTGAATCCAACCGAAGGAAATGTATATATAAACGGGATCAACAAACGAAAAGATCCGGAAGCTGCAAAAAGGGAAATTGGTTTCCTGCCACAGAACCCTCCCCTGTATACCGATCTCACCATCGATGAATACCTGGTGTACACTGCAGAGTTGAGATTGATCGATAAACGGAAGGTCAGAGCTGCCGTAGAAGAGGTAAAAGATAAATGCGGTCTCTCCCATTTCAGCTCACGGCTCATCAAAAACCTGTCGGGTGGCTATCGCCAGCGGGTTGGTATTGCGCAGTCGATCATCCACAAACCCAAACTGGTGGTAATGGATGAGCCCACCAATGGCCTCGATCCCAACCAGCTGATCGAAGCCAGGAAACTCATCAGGGAAATAGCGCAGGAGCATACAGTATTATTATCCTCTCATATTCTTTCAGAGATCAATATCCTTTGCCGGGAGATCATCATGATCGAAAGTGGAAGGATCGTTTTTTCCGATACCATGGATGCTTTTAATAATTACACGCAGGCCCACTCGATCCTGATGAAGTTCGATAACCCACCTGCGAAGGAAATGCTGCAACAGATCAAAGGTGTTACCGGCGTGGAATTTCTCAACAGCCAGCAGGTACGAATCCATTTCGACGGAGACCAGGAGATGAACGACAGGCTCATATCAGCCAGTGTAGAGAACGGATGGAAGCTGCGCGAGATCGGTTACGACAAAGGAATGCTCGATGATATTTTCAAACAACTGTCCACTCAGACTGCATAA